In Sphingomonas sp. SUN019, one genomic interval encodes:
- a CDS encoding TIM-barrel domain-containing protein: MRNWIRLLLAAWAMMVAGVAEAADYQARSGATALRIDALTDQILRIRIAQDGTFPEDASWAVAHETRANRVATTATRDGFSTASVRVAVDPATLAVKLYDKSGKTIVADDARPMAQDGRGFTLRKAMPAAEHYFGLGDKTGALDRRGGSFTGWNTDQFGFSSSTDPLYKTIPFFIGVGGAGGSYGVFLDNSFRSWFDFGRREENVLAFGAADGPVDYYLIAGPSTAEVVRRYTDLTGKAPLVPKWALGFQQSRYSYMTADEVKGIATRLRADRVPTDVIWLDIDYQDRNRPFTVNEKAFPDLKGLAQNLDATGVKLVAIVDLHVASAPRQGYAPYDSGVAGGHFLRNADGSTYVAPVWPGPSVFPDFTNATTRDWWGGLFKGFVDTGIAGFWNDMNEPAIFETPSKTMPLDVRHRIATDDFAPRDATHAEVHNIYGMENTRATYEGLKKLRPNDRAFVMTRATYAGGQKYAVTWTGDNNASWDHLKLSVQQLLNLGLSGFSYSAADVGGFTGGPSADLLTKWIQIGAFTPVFRAHAAKDTPRAEPWVDGPVHLALRRKAIEERYRLMPYLYALAEANARTGDPIMRPVFYDYPGALAAPCDQSMAFTLGAKLLVASNPKPESPQSYKVCLPAGGWYDYWNGARVDAATIDVTPRLDTLPVYVRAGSILPRQAVTQSTSETPAGPIELHVYPGADCAGELYADDGKTMAFVRGGFLRQQVRCSVGGGRVTIDFAQREGTYSPWWREMAVVVHGRTRAGRATLGGKAVEAAFAGGATTVTIPDQAQAARLEIR, from the coding sequence ATGCGGAATTGGATACGGCTTTTGTTGGCCGCGTGGGCGATGATGGTCGCGGGTGTCGCCGAGGCGGCTGACTATCAGGCGCGGTCGGGCGCGACGGCGCTGCGGATCGACGCGCTGACCGACCAGATCCTCCGCATCCGCATCGCGCAGGACGGCACGTTTCCCGAGGATGCGAGCTGGGCGGTGGCGCATGAGACCCGCGCGAACCGCGTGGCGACGACCGCGACGCGCGACGGATTCTCCACCGCCAGCGTCCGCGTGGCGGTCGATCCCGCGACGCTGGCGGTGAAGTTGTACGACAAGAGCGGCAAGACGATCGTCGCTGATGACGCGCGACCGATGGCGCAGGACGGGCGCGGTTTCACGTTACGCAAGGCGATGCCCGCGGCGGAACATTATTTCGGGCTGGGCGACAAGACCGGCGCGCTCGATCGCCGCGGCGGCAGCTTCACCGGCTGGAACACCGACCAGTTCGGATTCTCGAGCAGCACCGATCCGCTCTACAAGACGATCCCGTTCTTCATCGGCGTCGGCGGGGCGGGGGGAAGCTACGGCGTGTTCCTCGACAACAGTTTCCGTAGCTGGTTCGATTTCGGACGGCGCGAGGAGAATGTGCTGGCGTTCGGCGCGGCGGATGGCCCGGTCGATTATTATCTGATCGCGGGACCGTCGACTGCAGAGGTCGTGCGGCGTTATACCGACCTGACCGGCAAGGCCCCGCTGGTGCCAAAATGGGCGCTGGGATTCCAGCAGTCGCGCTACAGCTACATGACCGCGGATGAGGTGAAGGGGATCGCGACACGGCTGCGCGCTGACCGCGTGCCGACCGACGTGATCTGGCTCGACATCGATTATCAGGACCGCAACCGGCCGTTCACCGTGAACGAAAAGGCGTTTCCCGATCTGAAAGGGCTGGCGCAGAACCTTGATGCGACCGGCGTGAAACTGGTCGCGATCGTCGACCTCCACGTCGCCAGCGCGCCGCGGCAGGGCTATGCGCCGTATGACAGCGGCGTCGCGGGCGGGCATTTCCTGCGCAACGCCGACGGATCGACCTATGTCGCGCCGGTCTGGCCGGGGCCGTCGGTGTTTCCCGATTTCACGAACGCGACCACGCGCGACTGGTGGGGCGGGTTGTTCAAGGGCTTCGTCGATACCGGCATCGCGGGCTTCTGGAACGACATGAACGAACCTGCGATCTTCGAGACGCCATCGAAAACGATGCCGCTGGACGTACGCCACCGCATCGCGACCGACGATTTCGCACCCCGCGACGCGACCCATGCCGAGGTCCACAACATCTATGGCATGGAGAATACGCGCGCGACGTACGAGGGGTTGAAGAAATTGCGCCCCAACGACCGCGCCTTCGTGATGACGCGTGCGACTTATGCGGGGGGACAGAAATATGCGGTGACGTGGACCGGCGACAACAACGCGAGTTGGGATCATCTGAAACTGTCGGTGCAGCAATTGCTGAACTTGGGGCTGTCGGGCTTTTCCTACAGCGCGGCCGACGTCGGCGGGTTCACCGGCGGTCCGAGCGCGGATCTGCTGACGAAATGGATTCAGATCGGCGCGTTCACCCCGGTCTTCCGCGCGCACGCCGCCAAGGACACGCCGCGCGCCGAGCCGTGGGTCGACGGGCCGGTGCATCTGGCGCTGCGGCGCAAGGCGATCGAGGAACGTTACCGGCTGATGCCATATCTCTATGCGCTGGCGGAGGCGAATGCGCGGACCGGCGATCCGATCATGCGGCCGGTATTCTACGATTATCCCGGCGCGCTGGCGGCCCCGTGCGATCAGTCGATGGCGTTCACTTTGGGCGCGAAGCTGCTGGTCGCGTCGAACCCGAAGCCTGAATCGCCGCAAAGCTACAAGGTGTGCCTGCCCGCGGGCGGATGGTATGATTACTGGAACGGCGCGCGGGTCGATGCCGCGACGATCGACGTGACGCCGCGGCTCGACACGCTGCCGGTGTATGTTCGCGCCGGGAGCATCCTGCCGCGGCAGGCGGTGACGCAGAGCACTAGCGAGACGCCTGCGGGACCGATCGAGTTGCACGTTTATCCGGGTGCGGACTGCGCGGGCGAACTGTACGCCGACGACGGCAAGACGATGGCGTTCGTGCGCGGCGGGTTCTTGCGCCAGCAGGTCAGATGCAGCGTCGGCGGCGGGCGCGTGACGATCGACTTCGCCCAGCGCGAGGGAACTTACTCGCCGTGGTGGCGCGAGATGGCGGTCGTCGTCCACGGCCGCACCCGCGCGGGTCGCGCGACACTGGGTGGAAAGGCGGTCGAGGCGGCCTTCGCCGGTGGCGCGACGACGGTGACGATCCCCGATCAGGCGCAGGCGGCGCGGCTGGAGATTCGATGA
- a CDS encoding LamB/YcsF family protein, translated as MRTIDLNADLGEGYGPWTMGDDAAMLAIVTSANVACGGHASDPETMFRTLVLAKDRGIVVGAHPSYPDLAGFGRRRLPCPPAEIERFVAGQVGALIAIGALAGHPVRYVKPHGALANVASEDRGVADAILKAVHAVDPALAILAISGTVLEQAARERGTRVFSEVFADRGYTSEGNLVPRSEPGALIHDSGEAADRLIAFLDSGRMPTADGGSVDLAVDSVCIHGDSPSAAAMAAAVRDRLTKHGVTLAPFLR; from the coding sequence ATGCGAACGATCGATCTGAATGCCGATCTGGGCGAAGGGTACGGCCCGTGGACGATGGGCGACGACGCGGCGATGCTCGCCATCGTCACCAGCGCCAACGTCGCGTGCGGCGGCCATGCGAGCGATCCCGAGACGATGTTCCGCACGCTGGTGCTGGCGAAGGATCGCGGCATCGTCGTCGGGGCGCATCCGAGCTATCCCGATCTGGCGGGTTTCGGGCGGCGACGGTTGCCCTGCCCGCCCGCCGAGATCGAACGCTTCGTCGCAGGCCAGGTCGGCGCGCTGATCGCGATCGGCGCGTTGGCGGGGCATCCGGTGCGCTATGTGAAGCCGCATGGCGCGCTGGCGAATGTGGCGAGCGAGGATCGCGGCGTCGCGGATGCGATCCTGAAGGCGGTGCACGCGGTCGATCCGGCCCTCGCGATCTTGGCCATCTCGGGCACGGTGCTGGAGCAGGCGGCGCGCGAGCGCGGGACGCGCGTGTTCAGCGAAGTATTCGCCGACCGCGGCTATACATCAGAGGGCAACCTCGTCCCGCGCAGCGAACCCGGCGCGCTGATCCACGATTCCGGTGAGGCGGCAGACCGGCTGATCGCCTTCCTCGACAGCGGACGGATGCCGACGGCCGACGGCGGCAGCGTCGATCTGGCGGTCGATTCGGTCTGCATCCACGGGGACAGCCCATCCGCGGCGGCGATGGCGGCGGCGGTGCGCGATCGGCTGACCAAACACGGCGTAACCCTCGCGCCGTTCCTGCGATGA
- a CDS encoding UDP-2,3-diacylglucosamine diphosphatase → MTTIADVTDLLDYATKREIAPPLPLLPTIATATPGGDRRRYRTIWISDVHLGTRGCNAAMLVDFLDRVDSDTMYLVGDMIDGWRLKKKFYWPPLHNDVVRRLMKRAKRGTRMIYIPGNHDEVFRQFAGTDFGGIAIRRKAIHETADGRRLLVLHGDEFDAITLAHRWLAYVGDSAYTMLMAANRGVNAFRRRFGMPYWSLSKHAKAKVKNAVAFISHFEEVVAHAAGVRGVDGVVCGHIHTAEMREIGGVTYYNDGDWVESCTALVEHFDGRMEVLHWADVIAAREAEVRALAA, encoded by the coding sequence ATGACGACCATCGCCGACGTCACCGACCTGCTGGACTATGCCACAAAGCGCGAGATTGCGCCTCCGCTGCCGCTGCTGCCGACGATCGCCACCGCCACGCCCGGGGGCGACCGGCGGCGTTACCGCACGATCTGGATCAGCGACGTCCATCTCGGCACGCGCGGGTGCAACGCGGCGATGCTGGTCGATTTCCTCGACCGCGTCGACAGCGACACGATGTACCTGGTCGGCGACATGATCGACGGTTGGCGGCTGAAGAAGAAATTCTATTGGCCGCCGCTGCACAATGACGTGGTCCGCCGCCTGATGAAGCGCGCCAAGCGCGGCACGCGGATGATCTACATCCCCGGCAATCATGACGAGGTGTTCCGCCAGTTCGCGGGCACCGATTTCGGCGGCATCGCGATCCGTCGCAAGGCGATCCACGAAACCGCCGACGGCCGCCGCCTGCTGGTGCTGCACGGCGACGAATTCGACGCGATCACGCTGGCGCACCGCTGGCTCGCCTATGTCGGGGACAGCGCCTACACCATGCTGATGGCGGCGAATCGGGGCGTCAACGCCTTCCGCCGCCGTTTCGGCATGCCCTATTGGTCGTTGTCGAAGCACGCCAAGGCGAAGGTCAAGAACGCCGTCGCCTTCATCTCGCATTTCGAGGAAGTCGTCGCGCACGCCGCAGGCGTTCGCGGGGTCGACGGCGTCGTGTGTGGACATATCCACACCGCCGAAATGCGCGAGATCGGTGGCGTCACTTATTACAACGACGGCGACTGGGTGGAGAGCTGCACCGCGTTGGTCGAACACTTCGACGGGCGGATGGAGGTGCTCCACTGGGCCGACGTGATCGCGGCGCGCGAAGCCGAGGTCCGCGCGCTGGCGGCCTGA
- a CDS encoding biotin-dependent carboxyltransferase family protein gives MTARLRIERAGPLTTVQDVGRPGFRRYGVPPSGPVDRLAFAAAQAAVGNGPDAAGLELSLGGLTLVCEDGAVDIVLTGGDFAVDLDNAPLGSWTTATFEPGMRLRIRDGAHGNWAYLAFAGDLVAPSWLGSRATHLLADLGGGRLTDGATLEIEHPRAGSGSIALPIPPTAAPIETARIVIGPQERYFAAKTIARLTAEPFTATARFDRMGLVLDGPPLTPTSIDMPSEPAIRGALQVDGDGRVSLLSADHQTTGGYPRIAVVIDGDVDRVAQLRAGSAIRFEAIDADAAVDLARRSAATRTRYLKEVAGARGTSPSLLTTNLIGGVIDALDP, from the coding sequence ATGACCGCGCGACTCAGGATCGAACGCGCCGGGCCGTTGACGACGGTGCAGGACGTAGGGCGGCCGGGCTTCCGACGCTACGGCGTTCCGCCCTCCGGTCCGGTCGACCGCCTCGCCTTCGCCGCCGCGCAGGCTGCGGTCGGCAATGGCCCGGACGCAGCGGGGCTTGAACTGTCGCTCGGCGGGCTGACACTGGTGTGCGAGGACGGCGCGGTCGACATCGTACTGACCGGCGGCGATTTCGCGGTCGACCTCGATAATGCGCCGCTCGGAAGCTGGACCACCGCGACGTTCGAACCGGGAATGCGCCTGCGCATCCGCGACGGCGCGCACGGGAACTGGGCGTATCTCGCCTTCGCAGGCGATCTCGTCGCGCCGTCATGGCTCGGCAGCCGCGCCACGCATCTGCTCGCCGATCTTGGCGGAGGCCGTCTGACCGATGGTGCGACCCTCGAAATCGAGCACCCGCGCGCCGGATCGGGTAGCATCGCCCTCCCCATCCCGCCCACCGCCGCGCCGATCGAGACCGCGCGCATAGTTATCGGACCGCAGGAGCGGTACTTCGCCGCCAAGACGATCGCGCGCCTGACGGCCGAACCCTTCACCGCCACCGCGCGGTTCGATCGGATGGGCCTCGTCCTCGACGGTCCGCCGCTAACCCCGACCAGTATCGACATGCCGAGCGAACCCGCGATCCGCGGCGCGTTGCAGGTCGACGGCGACGGTCGCGTGAGCCTGTTGTCGGCCGATCACCAGACCACCGGCGGCTATCCGCGCATCGCGGTGGTCATCGACGGTGACGTCGACCGCGTCGCGCAACTGCGCGCCGGAAGCGCCATTCGCTTCGAGGCGATCGACGCGGATGCCGCGGTCGATCTGGCGCGCCGATCTGCCGCCACCCGGACGCGCTATCTAAAAGAAGTGGCGGGTGCGCGCGGGACATCGCCGTCGCTGCTGACCACCAACCTGATCGGCGGCGTGATCGACGCGCTTGATCCATAA
- a CDS encoding MFS transporter — MKRPGTLRLAAFAFGDFAFNLYWQSVMLYLLFYYTDALAIGMELAAAIYLAASVWDGVASFVVGVIADRRGSARHYRLALLIGAAPLGLAFVIAYMPPPVAGVAGVAFVLGGHLLFRTAYALVNVPYLAMSARISADSRDRALVAGLRMLAGTGAAVVVAMGTVPVGTMLAGIAGPRAYLFAAMLFAAVATVILLYVGATFRDAAPVDDAPRPSVLACLSSLARNHAFVTLAGAMMAMIVAVTILNKSVLYFFKYAVRDEAAGQLALAAMMATSAVAVPLWMLIARFTGARAVWFIASGACAGGLLLFAGLGIAAAHPMQVLLIGLQVAIVGLHFAFWALLPDTIEWGQRDTGLRVEGMVFGLAALLQRVAIGVATVILGIGFGSSGYTANVAQGSATLAGMRATIALAPLAFLALSAWLMWLNPMRKGAHDRIVAELEA, encoded by the coding sequence ATGAAGCGGCCGGGGACGCTGCGGCTGGCGGCATTCGCCTTCGGGGACTTTGCGTTCAATCTCTACTGGCAGAGCGTCATGCTCTACCTGTTGTTCTATTATACCGATGCGCTGGCGATCGGGATGGAGCTGGCCGCCGCCATCTATCTCGCGGCGTCGGTGTGGGACGGCGTGGCGAGCTTCGTCGTCGGCGTGATCGCGGACCGGCGCGGGTCGGCGCGGCATTACCGGCTGGCGCTGCTGATCGGGGCTGCGCCGTTGGGTCTGGCGTTCGTCATCGCCTATATGCCGCCGCCGGTCGCGGGCGTGGCGGGGGTGGCGTTCGTGCTCGGCGGACATCTGCTGTTCCGCACCGCTTACGCTTTGGTCAACGTGCCGTATCTGGCGATGTCGGCGCGGATCAGCGCGGACAGCCGTGATCGGGCGCTGGTCGCGGGCCTCAGGATGCTCGCGGGCACGGGCGCTGCGGTGGTGGTGGCGATGGGGACGGTGCCGGTGGGTACGATGCTCGCGGGAATCGCCGGCCCTCGTGCGTATTTGTTCGCCGCGATGCTGTTCGCCGCGGTCGCGACCGTCATCCTGCTCTACGTCGGCGCGACCTTCCGCGATGCAGCCCCGGTCGACGATGCGCCGCGCCCATCGGTGCTGGCCTGTCTGTCCAGCCTGGCGCGCAACCATGCGTTTGTGACGCTGGCGGGGGCGATGATGGCGATGATCGTCGCGGTGACGATCCTCAACAAATCGGTGCTGTATTTCTTCAAATATGCGGTGCGCGATGAGGCCGCGGGGCAATTGGCGCTGGCCGCGATGATGGCCACCAGCGCGGTCGCGGTGCCGCTGTGGATGCTGATCGCACGCTTCACCGGCGCGCGCGCGGTGTGGTTCATCGCCAGCGGCGCGTGCGCGGGCGGATTGCTGCTGTTCGCGGGTCTCGGCATCGCGGCGGCGCATCCGATGCAGGTGCTGCTGATCGGCCTGCAGGTCGCGATCGTCGGTCTGCACTTCGCCTTCTGGGCATTGCTGCCCGACACGATCGAATGGGGCCAGCGCGACACCGGGCTGCGCGTGGAGGGCATGGTGTTCGGACTTGCCGCGCTGTTGCAGCGCGTCGCGATCGGCGTGGCGACGGTGATCCTCGGCATTGGCTTCGGCAGCTCGGGCTATACCGCCAACGTCGCACAAGGATCAGCGACATTGGCGGGAATGCGCGCGACGATCGCCCTCGCCCCGCTGGCGTTCCTGGCGCTGTCGGCGTGGCTGATGTGGCTGAACCCGATGCGCAAGGGCGCGCACGACCGTATCGTTGCCGAATTGGAGGCATAG
- a CDS encoding glutathione S-transferase family protein, which translates to MTDLILHEDPVSGNCYKIRLVAAHLGIALDRRSYDIRKGETRTPEFLAQVDANGRIPVLQIGDHFLPESAAACLYLAHGSTLIPEDRFDRADMMRWMFWEQYSHEPNVATLRFWRHFIGEDALSPAQRALIPGKKAAGDAALALMDRHLATRDWFAADRFTLADVALYAYTHVANEGGFDLSAYPAVTAWLTRVATLPGHIALDD; encoded by the coding sequence ATGACCGATCTGATCCTTCACGAAGACCCGGTGTCGGGCAATTGCTACAAGATCCGCCTGGTCGCGGCGCATCTGGGCATCGCGCTCGACCGGCGCAGCTACGACATCCGCAAGGGCGAAACGCGCACGCCCGAATTTCTCGCGCAGGTCGATGCGAACGGGCGTATCCCGGTGCTGCAGATCGGCGACCATTTCCTGCCCGAAAGTGCAGCGGCGTGCCTGTATCTGGCGCACGGATCGACGCTGATCCCCGAAGACCGCTTCGACCGCGCCGACATGATGCGCTGGATGTTCTGGGAACAGTACAGCCACGAACCCAACGTCGCGACCTTGCGCTTCTGGCGGCATTTCATCGGCGAGGACGCGCTAAGTCCTGCACAACGCGCGCTGATTCCGGGCAAGAAAGCGGCGGGCGACGCCGCGCTCGCCTTGATGGACCGGCATCTGGCGACGCGCGACTGGTTCGCGGCGGATCGTTTCACGCTCGCCGATGTCGCGCTCTACGCCTACACGCACGTCGCGAACGAGGGCGGTTTCGACCTCTCCGCCTACCCCGCGGTTACCGCCTGGCTGACGCGCGTGGCGACGCTGCCGGGCCATATCGCGCTAGATGATTGA
- a CDS encoding cation:proton antiporter: MTTTELFLIAMLIVFSVPYLVWRVLRTDYWMPLVVVQIVGGVLLGPGVLGALLPEWHKAVFNPQVITALNGVAWWAVMIFVWIAGIELDISQAWARRRETGVTAGLALFVPLLFGCGAALLMLSWRNGWAGANGQTWQVVLGIGMACAVTALPILVLLMEKMAILRAPIGQRILRYASLDDVAIWGVLALILLDWERVERQAGFLIAFAAAAAAMRWLMVRLAERDRWYVGLIWLAAAGLAADWAGLHFMVGAFLAGAVLDSKWFDQPRMDLFRDHILLAVMPVFFLSTGLRTNWEMGGTAVIGAALLLLAASVAGKLAGVHLAGRILGWGKGEATLIGWLLQTKALIMIIFANILLDRQVISAETFTALLLMAVLSTMLTTPIVAPRLKRMEGLIRQTH, encoded by the coding sequence ATGACGACGACCGAACTTTTCCTGATCGCGATGCTGATCGTGTTCAGCGTGCCGTATCTGGTGTGGCGCGTGCTGCGCACCGATTACTGGATGCCGCTGGTCGTCGTGCAGATCGTCGGCGGCGTGCTGCTGGGGCCGGGCGTGCTCGGCGCGTTGCTGCCCGAATGGCACAAGGCGGTGTTCAACCCGCAGGTCATCACCGCGCTGAACGGCGTCGCGTGGTGGGCGGTGATGATATTCGTGTGGATCGCGGGGATCGAACTGGACATCAGCCAGGCGTGGGCGCGGCGGCGAGAGACCGGCGTGACCGCGGGGCTCGCCCTGTTCGTGCCGCTCCTGTTCGGGTGCGGCGCGGCGCTGCTGATGCTTTCGTGGCGAAACGGATGGGCGGGGGCGAACGGACAGACGTGGCAGGTGGTGCTGGGGATCGGCATGGCGTGCGCGGTCACCGCGCTGCCGATCCTGGTGCTGCTGATGGAGAAGATGGCGATCCTGCGCGCGCCGATCGGGCAGCGCATCCTGCGCTACGCCAGTCTGGACGATGTTGCGATCTGGGGCGTGCTCGCGTTGATCTTGCTCGATTGGGAGCGGGTCGAGCGACAGGCGGGGTTCCTTATCGCGTTTGCGGCGGCCGCGGCGGCGATGCGCTGGCTGATGGTGCGCCTCGCCGAGCGCGATCGCTGGTATGTCGGGCTGATCTGGCTCGCGGCCGCCGGACTGGCGGCGGACTGGGCGGGACTGCATTTCATGGTCGGCGCGTTCCTAGCCGGGGCGGTGCTCGATTCGAAATGGTTCGATCAGCCACGGATGGACCTTTTCCGCGACCACATCCTGCTGGCGGTGATGCCGGTATTCTTCCTGTCGACCGGGCTGCGCACCAATTGGGAGATGGGCGGCACGGCGGTGATCGGCGCGGCGCTGCTGCTGCTGGCCGCGTCGGTCGCGGGGAAGCTGGCGGGCGTGCATCTGGCCGGGCGCATCCTCGGGTGGGGCAAGGGCGAGGCGACGCTGATTGGCTGGTTGCTGCAGACGAAGGCGCTGATCATGATCATCTTCGCCAACATCCTGCTCGATCGGCAGGTCATCAGCGCGGAGACGTTCACGGCGTTGCTGCTGATGGCGGTGCTGAGCACGATGCTGACCACGCCGATCGTCGCGCCGCGGCTGAAGCGGATGGAAGGATTGATCCGCCAGACGCATTGA
- a CDS encoding allophanate hydrolase subunit 1, whose protein sequence is MTPVIRPVGDTALLVDFANAADAFARVVALDRSLAADAPAGMIEAVPATTTLLVVYDPFATRPTDLAPLLHDRLERASDAPVEGAEHIVRVSYDGPDLAAVAERTGLSSADVAAQHAAGTYHVANYGFAPGYAYLGGVPDALHLPRKTAAVRGHPVGSVMIAGAQCLITTLIMPTGWWVIGHTDFRVLDANAEKPFRFDPGDRVRFAAA, encoded by the coding sequence ATGACGCCCGTCATCCGGCCGGTCGGCGACACCGCCTTGCTGGTCGATTTCGCGAATGCAGCGGACGCCTTCGCGCGCGTCGTCGCGCTCGACCGTTCGCTCGCGGCGGATGCGCCCGCGGGGATGATCGAGGCGGTCCCCGCGACCACGACATTGTTGGTCGTGTATGACCCCTTCGCGACCCGTCCCACCGACCTCGCGCCGCTACTGCACGACAGGTTGGAGCGCGCGAGTGACGCCCCGGTCGAGGGCGCAGAACATATCGTTCGGGTCAGCTATGACGGTCCCGATCTCGCAGCGGTCGCCGAACGGACCGGCTTGAGCAGCGCGGACGTCGCGGCGCAGCACGCGGCGGGCACGTACCATGTCGCCAATTACGGCTTTGCGCCGGGCTATGCCTATCTCGGCGGCGTGCCCGACGCGCTGCATTTGCCACGCAAGACCGCCGCGGTGCGCGGGCATCCGGTCGGCAGCGTGATGATCGCCGGCGCGCAATGCCTGATCACGACGCTCATTATGCCGACCGGCTGGTGGGTGATCGGCCACACCGATTTCCGCGTGCTGGACGCCAACGCGGAAAAGCCGTTCCGCTTCGATCCCGGCGATCGCGTGCGGTTCGCGGCGGCATGA